Genomic window (Methanomassiliicoccales archaeon):
CCTGAAATTGGCATGTGAGCGTAATCGCATTGCCCTGCTTGATGATTTCCAAAGGCCTGTGCTCTTCGAGTATCTCAATCCCTTTCGCCTCTGCCCTTCTCCGCAGAAGAGGCAAGCACTTTGGAGCGGAGCGGCAGACGATCGCCGCCTCCTTGCCCGCTTCTCTCAAAGAAATGGCAAAATCGAAGGCGATATCCCCACCACCAACGACCAGGACCCTCTCCATCGCTTTCAGAGATATCACCTGTTCGAGATCATAGAACACCTTTACGCCCTCGAGCGCTTTCGCACCCTTGATCCTTATTTTCCTTGGTCTCGTCCCAGTGGCAATGATGACCGCATGCGAATGATACTTTCCCCCGTTTGTGGTGATTTCAAAAATCCTGCCCGTGCGCCTCACCCTTTCCGCCCTCGCCTTCACCACAGGAATATTCAAGGAATCGAGGTGTTCGGCGAAGCGCTTGGCAAGTTCGATTCCCCTCACACCTTGAAATCCAGGATAGTTCTCGACGAGATTGGCGTTGATCATGAGCCCCCCAGCGCCACGGGAGTCTAACAGAAGGGGAGAAAAATCTGCTCTTTTGAGGTATATGGCAGCGGCAATACCACCTGGACCTGCACCGATGATCATCACGTCCTTGGTCTCAACCACGATATCACCTCGTCGGTCTTGACGGGCAGAGCGAAGCCGTCGCTCAGCGTTTTCAGACTCGCGATGTGGAGATCCTCACTGCTCGTCGCTGTGGCATCGATGACAAAAAAGACGTCGTAATCACGAATGAAGGCATCGCGGGCAGTCGTTTCGCAACAAAGATGCGTCATCACCCCCGTGATCACAACTTGTGTCACGCCAAGATCTTTCAATATAGAGTCAAGGTTTGTCATTCTAAACGCACTGTACCTTGTTTTCCTTACGACAATTTCATGAGGCAGCGGCTTCAGTTCCTCGACGATCGAAGACATTTCATCTTGTTCATACAACACATCCCGCCACCACCTGCCCGCTGCGCCCG
Coding sequences:
- a CDS encoding NAD(P)/FAD-dependent oxidoreductase, whose translation is MVETKDVMIIGAGPGGIAAAIYLKRADFSPLLLDSRGAGGLMINANLVENYPGFQGVRGIELAKRFAEHLDSLNIPVVKARAERVRRTGRIFEITTNGGKYHSHAVIIATGTRPRKIRIKGAKALEGVKVFYDLEQVISLKAMERVLVVGGGDIAFDFAISLREAGKEAAIVCRSAPKCLPLLRRRAEAKGIEILEEHRPLEIIKQGNAITLTCQFQGEMKYLYGDKILMACGRIPEISILDPSLRKRIIRKTPPATGIKGLYLVGDVNRKNWRQIGIAVGDGIMAAMMADRYLKRKVGK
- a CDS encoding isochorismatase family cysteine hydrolase; amino-acid sequence: MTSNIINQKADKWLEILTPYLRDYRREAITFKPENSALLVIDMQRFFLDPHSHAYMPDAVEIIDNIRRLLRAYRDLFLPIIFTRHALLQFEDPGAAGRWWRDVLYEQDEMSSIVEELKPLPHEIVVRKTRYSAFRMTNLDSILKDLGVTQVVITGVMTHLCCETTARDAFIRDYDVFFVIDATATSSEDLHIASLKTLSDGFALPVKTDEVISWLRPRT